A region of Selenomonadales bacterium 4137-cl DNA encodes the following proteins:
- the spoVE gene encoding stage V sporulation protein E, which produces MAVRPKSPDFVIFFTVIVLLAIGVVMVYSSSAVSAHVNYDDGYYFLKRQLVWAALGIAAMIFTMNLDYHVWRRLSKPVIIVTLILLVLVLVPGLGKVVNGARRWLGFGSLYLQPSEIAKLSMVLFTSESLARNQDKITSFFRGLLPQLLILLVVFGLILKEPDLGTALAIGGTVFVLLFTAGAKISHLASLGLTGVAGIVVAIIVEPYRLRRLLAFSDPWADPLDSGYHIIQSLYAIGSGGLFGVGLGRSREKFLYLPEPHTDFIFAILGEELGLIGTVTVLVLFFLFAWRGLKVAIAAPDIYGSILAAGLTSMIIVQALMNIAVVTASMPVTGIPLPFLSFGGSALIFTLAGVGILLNISRYVSLK; this is translated from the coding sequence GTGGCGGTCAGACCCAAATCACCGGACTTCGTCATATTTTTCACCGTGATCGTCCTCCTGGCGATCGGCGTTGTCATGGTTTACAGCTCCAGCGCAGTCTCGGCCCATGTCAACTACGACGACGGCTACTACTTTCTCAAGCGCCAACTCGTATGGGCCGCCCTCGGCATCGCGGCCATGATCTTCACCATGAATCTCGATTACCACGTCTGGCGGCGGCTTTCCAAGCCCGTAATCATCGTCACCCTCATCCTCCTCGTTCTCGTCCTCGTCCCCGGGCTGGGCAAAGTCGTCAACGGCGCCCGGCGCTGGCTCGGCTTCGGCTCCCTCTACCTCCAGCCCTCGGAAATCGCCAAACTCAGCATGGTCCTCTTCACCTCCGAAAGCCTCGCCCGCAACCAGGATAAAATCACCAGCTTCTTCCGGGGCCTCCTGCCCCAGCTTCTCATCCTGCTCGTCGTCTTCGGCCTCATCCTCAAGGAGCCCGACCTCGGCACCGCCCTCGCCATCGGCGGCACCGTCTTCGTCCTCCTCTTCACCGCCGGGGCGAAAATCTCCCATCTCGCCTCCCTCGGCCTTACCGGAGTCGCCGGCATCGTCGTCGCCATCATCGTCGAGCCCTACCGCCTCAGGCGCCTGCTCGCCTTCAGCGACCCCTGGGCCGACCCCCTCGACAGCGGCTACCACATCATCCAGTCCCTCTACGCCATCGGCTCCGGCGGCCTGTTCGGCGTCGGCCTCGGCCGCAGCCGCGAAAAATTCCTCTACCTCCCCGAACCCCACACCGACTTCATCTTCGCCATCCTCGGCGAAGAACTCGGCCTCATCGGCACCGTCACCGTCCTTGTCCTCTTTTTCCTCTTCGCCTGGCGCGGCCTCAAAGTCGCCATCGCCGCCCCCGACATCTACGGCAGCATCCTCGCCGCCGGCCTCACCAGCATGATCATCGTCCAGGCGCTCATGAACATCGCCGTCGTCACCGCCTCCATGCCAGTGACCGGCATACCCCTCCCATTCCTCAGCTTCGGCGGGTCTGCACTCATCTTTACGCTCGCCGGGGTTGGCATTTTGCTCAACATCTCGCGGTACGTCTCGTTAAAATAG
- the murA gene encoding UDP-N-acetylglucosamine 1-carboxyvinyltransferase — protein sequence MEKFIVAGEVQLTGHIKVNGAKNATLPLMAATLLSTGVSVLHNIPQLRDITMMQDILTLLGAKIHRENGTLIIDTTGVSKEEIPEHLMREMRASVFLMGPLLGRFRRVRLSYPGGCAIGPRPINLHIKALEKIGAVVNDRCGFIDAEAVHLTGGEIHFDFPSVGATENAMMAAAVASGTTIIRNAAREPEVADLETLLNKMGARISGAGTDTIRIQGVERLAPAEHTVIPDRIEAGTFLIAGALTRGDIVVDNIIPEHLFAVIDKLQEIGARIDPDGNSVRIRGGEMRGVDIKTLPYPGFPTDLQAPLLALLTIAKGTSIITETIFENRFKHVDELGRMGAKIKVEGRTAVIRGVPRLSGTVVAAHDLRAGAALVLAALAAEGVSEIEQVYHIDRGYEAFEKKLQQVGAKIVRRSP from the coding sequence ATGGAGAAATTTATCGTCGCGGGAGAAGTACAATTAACAGGCCATATCAAAGTAAATGGCGCCAAAAACGCCACCTTGCCGCTAATGGCCGCCACGCTGCTCTCCACCGGCGTAAGCGTCCTGCACAACATCCCGCAGCTGCGGGACATCACCATGATGCAAGACATCCTCACCCTGCTAGGGGCGAAGATCCACCGCGAAAACGGCACCCTCATCATCGACACCACCGGCGTCTCAAAAGAAGAAATCCCCGAACACCTCATGCGGGAAATGCGGGCCTCCGTCTTCCTCATGGGGCCTCTGTTAGGCCGATTCCGCAGAGTGCGGCTTTCCTATCCGGGCGGCTGCGCCATTGGGCCGCGGCCGATCAACCTCCACATCAAGGCCCTGGAAAAAATCGGCGCCGTCGTCAACGACCGGTGCGGCTTCATCGACGCCGAAGCCGTCCACCTCACCGGCGGCGAAATCCACTTCGACTTTCCCAGCGTCGGCGCCACCGAAAACGCCATGATGGCCGCAGCCGTAGCCAGCGGCACCACCATCATCCGCAACGCCGCCCGCGAGCCCGAAGTTGCCGACCTTGAGACTCTTCTCAACAAAATGGGCGCAAGGATAAGCGGCGCCGGCACCGACACCATTCGCATCCAAGGGGTAGAGCGCCTTGCCCCGGCCGAACACACCGTCATCCCCGACCGCATCGAAGCCGGCACCTTCCTCATCGCCGGGGCTCTCACCCGCGGCGACATTGTCGTTGACAACATCATCCCCGAACACCTCTTCGCCGTTATCGACAAACTGCAGGAAATCGGCGCCCGCATCGACCCCGACGGCAACTCCGTCCGCATCCGCGGCGGCGAAATGCGGGGCGTGGACATCAAGACCCTGCCCTACCCCGGCTTTCCCACCGACCTTCAGGCCCCCTTGCTCGCCCTGCTCACCATCGCCAAAGGCACCAGCATCATCACCGAAACCATCTTCGAAAACCGCTTTAAACATGTCGACGAACTCGGCCGCATGGGCGCCAAAATCAAAGTCGAAGGACGCACCGCCGTCATCCGCGGCGTCCCCAGACTCTCGGGCACCGTCGTCGCCGCCCACGACCTCAGGGCCGGCGCCGCCCTAGTCCTCGCCGCCCTCGCCGCCGAAGGCGTCAGCGAAATCGAACAGGTCTACCACATCGACCGCGGCTATGAGGCGTTCGAGAAGAAGTTGCAGCAAGTAGGTGCCAAAATCGTCCGTCGCAGTCCTTGA
- a CDS encoding putative zinc-binding protein, producing the protein MSQCCSSCAPGRICPDGQRYATKQMALPPKKAVIACEGACIKGEVARSAANLLAYRLKAENAVRICLGDAATGDSGMTELVRRAPEVIAIEGCPLCCGLTVLRSRIPNLAATVIDASKLYSFDREANFEIFDLPREQIDKYAGIVAEHAAGKCFANN; encoded by the coding sequence ATGTCACAATGCTGTTCGTCATGCGCCCCGGGGCGGATTTGTCCCGACGGGCAGCGCTATGCGACAAAGCAGATGGCTCTGCCGCCCAAGAAGGCGGTGATCGCCTGCGAGGGCGCGTGCATCAAAGGGGAGGTGGCCCGCTCGGCCGCCAACCTGCTCGCCTACCGGCTTAAGGCGGAAAACGCGGTGCGTATCTGCCTGGGCGATGCCGCCACCGGTGATTCCGGGATGACCGAACTGGTGAGGAGAGCGCCGGAGGTCATCGCCATCGAGGGCTGTCCTCTTTGTTGCGGCCTTACCGTGCTGAGGTCGCGCATTCCCAATCTGGCGGCGACCGTCATCGATGCCAGCAAATTGTATTCTTTCGACCGGGAGGCCAATTTTGAGATTTTTGATCTGCCGCGGGAACAGATCGACAAGTACGCCGGCATCGTGGCGGAGCACGCCGCCGGGAAGTGCTTCGCGAATAACTAG
- a CDS encoding MarR family transcriptional regulator, which yields MSNENHAGELRETMRLLVRRLGILERGEASCCGITMAQCHVIVELGRAKKLSLNDLAELLKLDKSTVSRSVDNLVGMGFVRRDTDAADRRYVTLALSEKGGKVFADLEKRMEKYFAEIVGFLPADKREQVLDSLALLADAIKSPDCCDLRIADDCCGVEKR from the coding sequence TTGTCAAACGAAAACCACGCCGGAGAACTTCGGGAAACGATGCGCCTGCTGGTGAGAAGACTAGGCATCCTCGAGCGTGGCGAGGCTTCCTGCTGCGGCATAACCATGGCGCAGTGCCACGTGATCGTAGAGCTCGGCCGGGCGAAAAAATTATCCCTCAACGACCTGGCGGAACTGCTGAAGCTCGACAAGAGCACGGTAAGCAGGTCGGTCGACAACCTCGTCGGCATGGGTTTCGTGCGCCGGGATACCGACGCCGCCGACCGTCGTTACGTCACATTGGCGCTGAGCGAAAAGGGCGGGAAGGTCTTTGCCGACCTCGAAAAGCGCATGGAAAAATACTTCGCGGAAATCGTCGGCTTCCTGCCGGCCGATAAGCGCGAACAGGTCCTCGACAGCCTCGCTTTGCTCGCCGATGCGATCAAAAGCCCCGACTGCTGCGACCTCAGAATTGCCGACGACTGCTGCGGCGTTGAAAAGAGGTAA
- the murC gene encoding UDP-N-acetylmuramate--L-alanine ligase, translated as MLDNLNRIHFVGIGGAGMSAIAKVLLAKGYAISGSDIAKSETIHRLQQLGAKIIIGHDAANIDGAEAIVVSTAIAGTNPEIAAARVHGIPVYHRSEMVAALMDERRGIAVAGAHGKTTTTSMIALMLEKAGLDPTIIIGGDIDYLNGNAKLGGGEWLVAEADESDASFLKLNPEIAVVTNIENDHMDHYGTMENILSTFTAFLGKLPPENGLAVLCFDNHYIRDIAPLCGRKYISYALDADADYTAVEIESRGIATGFTVRHRGQPLGRVEINVPGRHNVANALAAVVVGLHAGLGFEQVAAGLGHFQGVKRRFQTKGRVGGVWVVDDYAHHPTEIATTLQAARDVNPKRLICVFQPHRYTRTKFLREEFGGAFTRADILILTDIYAAGEAPIPGINGETLKEEVERQTGKPATYIADKANIARYLSEIVEPGDLVMTMGAGNIYLSGEELVDRLAQKNN; from the coding sequence TTGCTCGACAACCTAAACCGCATCCACTTCGTCGGCATAGGCGGCGCCGGCATGAGCGCCATAGCCAAAGTTCTCTTGGCCAAGGGTTACGCAATCAGCGGCTCCGACATCGCCAAATCCGAAACCATACATAGGCTCCAGCAGCTTGGAGCCAAAATCATCATCGGCCACGACGCCGCCAACATCGACGGCGCCGAAGCCATCGTCGTATCCACCGCCATCGCCGGCACCAACCCCGAGATCGCCGCCGCCAGGGTGCACGGCATACCCGTCTACCACCGGTCCGAAATGGTCGCCGCCCTCATGGACGAGCGGCGCGGCATCGCCGTGGCCGGCGCGCACGGCAAGACCACCACCACTTCCATGATCGCCCTCATGCTCGAAAAAGCCGGCCTCGACCCCACCATCATCATCGGCGGCGACATCGACTACCTCAACGGCAACGCCAAACTGGGCGGCGGCGAATGGCTCGTCGCCGAAGCCGACGAAAGCGACGCCTCCTTCCTCAAACTCAACCCCGAAATCGCCGTCGTCACCAACATCGAAAACGATCACATGGACCATTACGGCACCATGGAAAACATACTATCCACCTTCACCGCCTTCCTCGGCAAGCTGCCCCCTGAAAACGGCCTTGCCGTCCTCTGCTTCGACAACCACTACATCCGCGACATCGCGCCCCTCTGCGGCCGCAAATACATCTCCTATGCCCTCGACGCCGACGCCGACTACACTGCCGTCGAAATAGAAAGCCGCGGCATCGCCACCGGCTTTACGGTCCGCCATCGCGGCCAGCCGCTCGGCAGAGTCGAGATCAACGTCCCCGGACGCCACAACGTCGCCAACGCCCTCGCCGCCGTCGTCGTCGGCCTCCACGCCGGTCTCGGCTTCGAACAGGTCGCCGCCGGCCTCGGCCACTTCCAGGGCGTCAAGCGCCGTTTCCAGACCAAAGGGCGGGTCGGCGGCGTCTGGGTCGTCGACGACTACGCCCATCACCCCACCGAAATCGCCACCACCCTGCAGGCGGCGCGCGACGTCAACCCCAAGCGCCTCATCTGCGTTTTCCAACCCCACCGCTACACCCGCACCAAATTCCTCCGCGAGGAATTCGGCGGCGCCTTCACCAGAGCTGACATACTCATCCTCACCGACATCTACGCGGCCGGCGAAGCGCCCATCCCCGGCATCAACGGCGAAACCCTCAAAGAAGAAGTCGAGCGCCAGACCGGCAAACCCGCCACCTACATAGCCGACAAAGCCAACATCGCCCGCTATCTCTCCGAGATCGTTGAACCGGGCGACCTCGTCATGACAATGGGGGCGGGAAACATATATCTCAGCGGCGAAGAACTCGTCGACAGACTTGCCCAAAAAAACAACTGA
- the murD gene encoding UDP-N-acetylmuramoyl-L-alanine--D-glutamate ligase, translated as MEFSNKKILVLGAATSGISVARILAGLGAAVTLSDAKEAGQLKHDVSGLPAAGVTLALGRQDEALLDGVDILVLSPGVSIYIPLVEAAKKRGIAVMSEIEIAYRLTKAPIVAITGTNGKTTTTTLTGEILKTAGRETVVGGNIGQALSAEAQGVSPAGVVVAEISSFQLEGVSAFRPHIAAILNLTPDHIDRHRDLATYQAMKERIFANQTSDDYLILNYDDPIVRAMAKRAPSQVVYFSRRGKLPTGVYVEDGVIKLSWLDETLEICPLADLKIPGAHNVENALAACAAAYFAGARPRDMAAVLGSFTGVEHRIEPVETISGVTWYNDSKATNPESSIKALEAFPAHIILIAGGRDKNTDLGEFMTLAREKVDHLILIGEAAERFAEAAERHGVKDIRRVADFPAAVALAHSLARPPQLVLLSPACASYDMFNNYEERGRIFKDLVRRLR; from the coding sequence ATGGAATTCAGCAATAAAAAGATCCTCGTCCTCGGCGCCGCCACTAGCGGCATCTCCGTCGCCCGCATCCTCGCCGGCCTCGGCGCCGCCGTCACCCTCAGCGACGCCAAAGAAGCCGGCCAACTTAAGCACGACGTCTCCGGCCTGCCGGCCGCCGGCGTCACCCTCGCCCTCGGGCGCCAGGACGAAGCCCTCCTGGACGGCGTCGACATCCTCGTCCTCTCACCCGGCGTCTCCATCTACATCCCGCTCGTCGAAGCAGCCAAGAAGCGCGGCATCGCCGTCATGAGCGAAATCGAAATCGCCTACCGCCTCACCAAAGCCCCCATCGTCGCCATCACCGGCACCAACGGCAAAACCACCACCACCACCCTCACCGGCGAAATCCTCAAGACCGCCGGGCGGGAAACGGTGGTCGGCGGCAACATCGGGCAGGCCCTGTCCGCCGAAGCGCAGGGCGTCAGCCCCGCTGGCGTTGTCGTCGCCGAAATATCAAGTTTTCAGCTCGAAGGCGTCAGCGCCTTCCGGCCCCACATCGCCGCCATCCTGAACCTCACCCCCGACCACATCGACCGCCACCGCGACCTGGCCACCTACCAGGCCATGAAAGAGCGCATCTTCGCCAACCAAACCAGCGACGACTACCTCATCCTCAACTACGACGACCCCATAGTGCGCGCCATGGCTAAGCGGGCTCCCTCCCAGGTCGTCTACTTCAGCCGCCGCGGCAAACTGCCCACTGGCGTCTACGTCGAAGACGGCGTCATAAAGTTGTCCTGGCTTGACGAAACCCTGGAAATCTGCCCCCTCGCCGACCTCAAAATACCCGGGGCCCACAACGTCGAAAACGCCCTCGCCGCCTGCGCCGCGGCCTACTTCGCCGGCGCCCGGCCGCGGGACATGGCGGCCGTCCTCGGCTCCTTCACCGGCGTCGAGCACCGCATCGAACCGGTGGAAACGATAAGCGGCGTCACCTGGTACAACGACTCCAAAGCAACCAACCCCGAATCGTCCATCAAAGCCCTCGAAGCCTTCCCGGCCCACATCATCCTCATCGCCGGCGGACGCGACAAAAACACCGACCTCGGCGAATTCATGACCCTTGCCCGGGAAAAAGTCGACCACCTCATCCTCATCGGCGAAGCCGCCGAGCGGTTCGCCGAAGCCGCCGAACGCCACGGCGTCAAAGACATCCGCCGTGTCGCCGACTTCCCGGCCGCCGTGGCCCTGGCCCACAGCCTGGCCCGCCCCCCCCAGCTCGTCCTCCTCTCGCCGGCCTGCGCCAGCTACGACATGTTCAACAACTACGAAGAACGGGGGAGAATCTTCAAAGACCTTGTACGCCGCCTGAGATAG
- a CDS encoding D-alanine--D-alanine ligase, with amino-acid sequence MKDKRIAVVMGGPSAEREVSLNTGGAILAALREKGYDTVAVDLEPKRFIEQLREAGAQVVFNAVHGKYGEDGLLQGALELLGLPYTGSGVQASANAMDKGISKRLFLQAGISTPASRLYSAVRAKTTPLAGEIIAAFGLPVVVKPASQGSSIGVTIVEAEEALAAALDTAFRYDDHVLIEKFIKGRELTVAILGTDNPQALPVIEIVPRSGRYDYTSKYTKGATEYLCPASLDETAAKAVQAEALAAFALLGCRGIGRVDVMMDADGTPYVLEVNTIPGMTATSLVPKAAAAAGISFPDLCEQILLMAQ; translated from the coding sequence ATGAAAGACAAACGCATCGCCGTTGTCATGGGAGGGCCGTCGGCCGAGCGGGAAGTCTCGCTCAACACCGGCGGAGCCATCCTCGCCGCCCTGCGGGAGAAAGGCTACGACACCGTCGCCGTCGACCTTGAGCCCAAGCGCTTCATCGAGCAGCTTCGCGAGGCCGGAGCCCAGGTGGTATTCAACGCCGTCCACGGCAAATACGGCGAAGACGGCCTCCTCCAGGGCGCCCTCGAACTCCTCGGCCTGCCCTACACCGGCTCCGGCGTCCAGGCCAGCGCCAACGCCATGGACAAAGGCATCTCCAAGCGCCTCTTTCTCCAGGCCGGCATCAGCACCCCCGCCTCCCGGCTCTATTCCGCCGTCCGGGCGAAAACAACGCCCCTCGCCGGCGAAATCATCGCCGCCTTCGGCCTGCCCGTCGTCGTCAAGCCAGCCTCCCAGGGCTCCAGCATCGGCGTCACCATCGTCGAAGCCGAGGAGGCCCTCGCCGCCGCCCTCGACACCGCCTTCCGCTATGACGACCACGTCCTCATCGAAAAATTCATCAAAGGCCGCGAACTCACCGTCGCCATTCTCGGCACCGACAACCCCCAAGCCCTGCCGGTCATCGAAATCGTCCCCCGTTCCGGCCGCTATGACTATACCTCCAAATACACCAAAGGCGCCACCGAATACCTCTGTCCCGCCTCCCTGGACGAAACCGCCGCCAAAGCCGTCCAGGCAGAAGCGCTCGCCGCCTTCGCCCTCCTCGGCTGCCGCGGCATCGGCCGCGTCGACGTCATGATGGACGCCGACGGCACGCCCTACGTCCTCGAAGTCAACACCATCCCCGGCATGACCGCCACCAGCCTGGTGCCGAAAGCGGCGGCGGCGGCGGGGATATCCTTCCCCGACCTTTGCGAACAAATCCTTTTAATGGCCCAATAG
- the mraY gene encoding phospho-N-acetylmuramoyl-pentapeptide-transferase produces the protein MQNLLYPAAAAFLIALALGPVLIPVLRRLKFGQSIREEGPQRHLAKAGTPTMGGILILVALTVPALIFAGKSAEVWLALFVTLGHGLIGFLDDYIKVVLKRNLGLKAREKILGQIIMAVALAYIATTWFGRGTDLWIPFLGANIDFGPLYYVLIFLVLIGTTNAVNLTDGLDGLAAGTTTIAAAAYAVIALAFGKQPLAAFCLALAGATLGFLRYNAHPAKVFMGDTGSLALGGALAAVAVLTKTELLLVVVGGVFVIEALSVIIQVISFKSTGKRVFRMSPIHHHFELGGWSETKVVAVFWLAGAVFAALGLITLVASQGGI, from the coding sequence ATGCAGAATCTTCTCTACCCGGCGGCGGCCGCCTTCCTCATCGCCCTGGCTCTTGGCCCTGTCCTCATTCCCGTCCTGCGCCGCCTCAAATTCGGCCAAAGCATCCGCGAGGAAGGTCCCCAGCGCCACCTCGCCAAAGCCGGCACCCCCACCATGGGCGGCATCCTCATCCTCGTCGCCCTCACCGTTCCAGCCCTCATCTTCGCCGGCAAAAGCGCCGAAGTGTGGCTCGCCCTCTTCGTAACCCTCGGCCACGGCCTCATCGGCTTTTTAGACGACTACATCAAAGTCGTCCTCAAACGCAACCTCGGCCTCAAAGCGCGCGAGAAAATCCTCGGCCAGATCATCATGGCCGTCGCCCTCGCATATATTGCCACAACCTGGTTCGGCCGCGGCACCGATCTGTGGATACCCTTCCTCGGCGCCAACATCGACTTCGGCCCGCTATACTACGTACTTATCTTCCTCGTCCTCATCGGCACCACCAACGCCGTCAACCTCACCGACGGCCTCGACGGCCTCGCCGCCGGCACCACCACCATCGCCGCCGCCGCCTACGCCGTCATCGCCCTCGCCTTCGGCAAGCAGCCGCTGGCCGCCTTCTGCCTAGCCCTCGCCGGCGCGACCCTCGGCTTCCTCCGCTACAACGCCCACCCCGCCAAAGTCTTCATGGGTGACACCGGGTCGCTGGCCCTCGGCGGAGCCTTGGCCGCCGTCGCCGTCCTCACCAAGACCGAGCTACTGCTTGTCGTCGTCGGCGGCGTCTTCGTCATCGAAGCCCTGTCCGTCATCATCCAGGTAATATCCTTCAAATCCACCGGCAAACGCGTCTTCCGCATGAGCCCCATCCACCACCACTTCGAACTCGGCGGCTGGTCCGAAACCAAGGTCGTCGCCGTCTTCTGGCTCGCGGGCGCCGTCTTCGCCGCGCTCGGACTAATAACACTCGTAGCAAGCCAGGGAGGAATATAA
- a CDS encoding sigma-70 family RNA polymerase sigma factor, whose translation MKKSLPFDRVYAEYHSRIHRYLVRLVGTQEADDVAQETFIKVGQGLGALDSEASLSAWIYRIATNAATDRLRSKSFRQEAATVYGVDPDRGEGLPDAARPPSTEERLIRAEMNACIRSYVDFLPTNYRAVLVLSELEGFTNSEIAAILRISLGNVKIRLHRAKEKLRQELAANCTFYRTDCNQLACEPKGPVVKKVRPLKANRHP comes from the coding sequence GTGAAAAAGTCCCTGCCCTTCGACCGCGTATATGCGGAATACCACTCCAGGATCCACCGCTATCTCGTCCGGCTGGTCGGTACGCAGGAAGCTGACGACGTTGCCCAGGAAACCTTTATAAAGGTGGGCCAGGGCCTAGGCGCGCTTGACAGCGAAGCCAGCCTGTCGGCCTGGATCTACCGCATTGCCACAAACGCGGCCACCGACCGGTTGCGCAGCAAGTCATTCAGGCAGGAGGCAGCTACCGTTTACGGGGTGGACCCGGACCGGGGCGAGGGCCTGCCGGACGCAGCCCGGCCGCCGTCTACGGAAGAGCGGTTAATCCGCGCGGAGATGAACGCTTGCATTAGAAGCTATGTAGACTTCCTCCCGACTAATTACCGGGCGGTGCTGGTGCTCAGCGAACTGGAAGGGTTCACGAACAGTGAGATCGCCGCGATCCTGCGCATAAGTCTCGGCAACGTCAAAATCCGCCTGCACCGTGCGAAGGAGAAGCTCCGCCAGGAGCTGGCCGCCAACTGCACCTTCTACCGCACGGACTGTAACCAACTGGCCTGCGAGCCGAAAGGGCCGGTAGTCAAAAAGGTACGGCCGCTGAAGGCAAACCGCCACCCGTAA
- a CDS encoding carboxymuconolactone decarboxylase family protein, protein MSLDKRTQALVSVGASVAANCHPCLEYHSARARETGLTDQEILAAAEAGRAVRAGAAKSMDQLITRLLAEKPATAQPGCGGGCNC, encoded by the coding sequence ATGTCGCTCGACAAACGCACGCAAGCGTTGGTTTCCGTAGGCGCTTCGGTGGCCGCCAACTGCCACCCGTGCCTGGAATATCACTCCGCGCGAGCCCGCGAGACGGGCCTGACCGACCAGGAAATCCTGGCGGCGGCCGAAGCGGGCAGAGCAGTCAGGGCCGGCGCGGCCAAGTCGATGGATCAGCTGATAACAAGGCTGCTGGCCGAAAAACCGGCGACGGCACAACCCGGCTGCGGCGGGGGTTGCAACTGTTGA
- the murG gene encoding undecaprenyldiphospho-muramoylpentapeptide beta-N-acetylglucosaminyltransferase — translation MRVIISGGGTGGHIYPALTIARAINEIEPSDILFVGTKQGLEADIVPKEGFPFATVDAGGIERRLTLGNLRALLKTFAGLLESFAVVRRFRPDVVIGTGGYVCGPVLLAASLLGIPAVIQEQNVIPGVTNRILARFVGRIAVGYAEAANNFGANRDKVVVTGNPVRPEILTATRESGLRDLGLSPGKLTVLVAGGSRGARSINTAMADVHARFAGREGIQILHATGSAEYNNIVGLLAERGIDVTKTGNISIVPYLYNMPQALAAADLAVFRAGAIGLAELTARGIPAILVPYPHAAENHQEFNARVLESRGAAVVIRDAALSGPRLADAIDALLGDRARLTAMAKASGELGRPEAAAAIARLAIDLAGGRPN, via the coding sequence ATGCGCGTAATAATCTCCGGCGGCGGCACCGGCGGCCACATCTACCCCGCCCTCACCATCGCCCGCGCCATAAACGAAATAGAGCCGTCCGACATCCTGTTCGTCGGCACAAAGCAAGGCCTCGAAGCCGACATCGTCCCCAAGGAAGGCTTCCCCTTCGCCACCGTCGACGCCGGCGGCATCGAGCGCCGCCTCACCCTCGGCAACCTTCGCGCCCTCCTCAAAACCTTCGCCGGCCTCCTCGAATCCTTCGCCGTCGTCCGCCGCTTCCGCCCTGACGTCGTCATCGGCACCGGCGGCTACGTCTGCGGCCCCGTCCTTCTCGCCGCCAGCCTCCTCGGCATCCCGGCGGTCATCCAGGAGCAGAACGTCATCCCCGGCGTCACCAACCGCATCCTCGCCCGGTTCGTCGGCAGGATCGCCGTCGGCTACGCCGAAGCGGCGAATAATTTTGGCGCGAACAGGGACAAGGTCGTCGTCACCGGCAACCCCGTCCGCCCCGAAATCCTAACCGCCACCCGCGAAAGCGGCCTCCGGGACCTCGGCCTCTCCCCCGGAAAACTCACCGTCCTCGTCGCCGGCGGCAGCCGCGGCGCCCGCAGCATCAACACCGCCATGGCCGACGTCCACGCCCGCTTCGCCGGTCGGGAGGGAATACAAATCTTGCACGCAACCGGCAGCGCGGAGTATAATAACATAGTTGGCCTGTTGGCCGAACGAGGAATAGACGTTACCAAAACTGGAAATATTAGTATCGTCCCCTACCTTTACAATATGCCGCAGGCCCTCGCAGCCGCCGACCTCGCCGTCTTCCGCGCCGGCGCCATCGGCCTCGCCGAACTCACCGCCCGCGGCATCCCGGCCATCCTCGTCCCGTATCCCCACGCGGCCGAAAACCACCAGGAATTCAACGCCCGCGTCCTCGAAAGCCGCGGCGCCGCCGTCGTCATCCGCGACGCCGCCCTCAGCGGCCCGCGCCTTGCCGACGCCATCGACGCCCTCCTCGGCGACCGGGCCCGTCTTACCGCCATGGCCAAGGCCAGCGGAGAGCTCGGCCGCCCAGAAGCCGCCGCCGCGATCGCCAGGCTTGCCATCGACCTTGCCGGCGGCCGGCCCAACTAA